In Zobellia roscoffensis, the following are encoded in one genomic region:
- a CDS encoding TraB/GumN family protein — MRFVSIFLLLLSFSVKAQEKNSLLWEISGNGLQKTSYLYGTMHVSKKIAFRLDDVFFDALDKSDMVALESDPGHWLEKENLAGSTPYGAEAGFVTKGFYARSFKVTNPRKEILGAYLAYEDRIVNNILYRTNEFSQNFEEETYLDMFIYQAGKKFNKPIVALENMEESAALVGRASLNAIKQKPDEWLQKRMQQSDPLFLLQDAYRERNIALLDSIDRAMYTPHYMKNMLYIRNANMVHRMDSVMRKGKIFAGIGAAHLPGNQGVISLLRKKGYTVKPLLSKATSRGKKLKLKFEQKKRENTYDTYSTEDDFLTVNLPNKLYPVSDIGKTTYVSPDLANGSFVVINRIPTYSFLKKDALFSLEEIDKLLFENIPGKILEKKPIKNGQFYGLDIKNRLKNGDHQRYQIFETPLELVIIKMGGEGDYVTNFSDLIFDSLKFRTDSIKGPKIRSSLFEDFEVQMPSLYSFTNRSRSGNRWIEGFDSLSNNYYFLRKSVLNDFNFIEADTFELKQIQKRFYQDLELNPQYNSFEDRRLTSSAEIDPKTKKRLYLMTTLRRGEYYLLGTVGKSKKEAQLFFESFKLKTSKHQKPFKTVVDTALYFSTKTTVKPPKFVESSTNYYTGAPKTKSYDPFHKKTVYQNENGEAISVELNKSHDFLMFRNLDSAWALRKKLYAHKKYNIIKETNSSSNGYHQLQMTLADTASTRGILVKNILKDGLLYELKAVVDTIEKPSAFISEFFDNFVPKDTVIGRQLFEDKVPEFFSALDTNDSIALDGYRFIKFDPKHAEALKKHIYEFDLSKGERQIQLHLIRKLAELEDVDLTEFSKRFYAKSYNNSTAQAVLLQEIAKKSNEASTKLLLELMQIDLPLLSNTFNISLIFKPYRENLELAKKLYPTLLDYSSIPEYKEPIFSLLSELLIKGIIKPKLYKKYRVQILNDAKTLIKRQLGRDISNSQNDFHNPRISRSNTSLLEDYITLLYPFHTDKSVEQFFTQIKQVKDPGVQAAYLAQLLKDGKQVPQNQLTSLASDINGRLPLFNTLEKVDMLGHFPSKFNSQKHLAEAILFEGSKYNKVKDSVDFVSQKPFRFKEKQYTGFYFKKRNNEDYDKNFSMYLLIFENNQKLQTNPFYESDAMRIEDTDTDEEVIEYLTEAFELKDRRRADIYRPNGYGMYGHLGL, encoded by the coding sequence ATGCGATTTGTATCGATTTTTCTTTTGCTTCTTTCTTTTTCGGTCAAGGCCCAAGAAAAAAATAGTCTTCTTTGGGAAATTTCAGGAAACGGTTTACAGAAAACATCTTACTTATATGGCACCATGCATGTGAGTAAAAAGATTGCTTTTCGTTTAGATGATGTTTTTTTTGATGCCCTAGACAAAAGTGATATGGTTGCCCTAGAATCTGACCCAGGCCACTGGTTAGAAAAAGAAAATCTAGCAGGCTCCACCCCTTACGGTGCTGAAGCCGGTTTCGTTACCAAAGGGTTCTATGCACGTTCGTTTAAAGTAACAAATCCTAGAAAAGAAATATTGGGTGCATACCTAGCCTACGAAGACCGTATTGTAAACAACATCCTTTACCGTACAAATGAATTTTCTCAAAACTTTGAAGAGGAAACTTACCTTGACATGTTCATTTACCAAGCGGGTAAAAAATTCAACAAGCCCATTGTTGCATTAGAAAACATGGAAGAGTCCGCTGCACTTGTAGGCAGGGCCAGTTTAAATGCCATTAAACAAAAACCAGATGAATGGCTCCAAAAAAGAATGCAACAATCAGACCCTTTGTTCTTACTACAAGATGCATATAGAGAGCGCAACATTGCTTTGTTAGATTCTATTGACCGGGCCATGTACACACCTCATTACATGAAAAACATGTTGTACATACGCAATGCCAATATGGTTCACCGTATGGATTCTGTAATGCGAAAAGGAAAAATATTTGCAGGTATAGGAGCGGCTCATTTACCAGGCAACCAAGGTGTAATTTCATTATTAAGAAAAAAGGGATATACTGTAAAACCCTTACTTTCCAAAGCCACATCTAGAGGTAAAAAATTAAAACTAAAGTTTGAGCAAAAGAAACGCGAGAATACATACGATACATACAGTACGGAAGATGATTTTCTTACAGTTAACCTTCCCAATAAGCTTTACCCGGTTTCGGATATTGGCAAAACCACCTATGTTTCACCCGACTTAGCAAACGGCAGTTTTGTAGTTATTAACCGTATTCCAACCTATTCATTTCTTAAAAAAGATGCGTTATTTTCTTTGGAAGAAATAGACAAACTTCTTTTTGAGAATATTCCAGGAAAAATCTTAGAAAAAAAACCGATTAAAAACGGTCAATTCTATGGCCTAGATATCAAAAACCGTCTTAAAAACGGCGACCACCAACGGTATCAAATTTTTGAAACTCCGTTAGAGTTGGTTATCATTAAAATGGGAGGAGAAGGTGATTATGTAACTAATTTCTCAGACCTTATTTTTGATAGCTTAAAATTTAGAACAGACTCTATTAAAGGGCCTAAAATACGTTCTTCTCTATTTGAAGATTTTGAAGTTCAAATGCCTTCACTTTATAGTTTTACAAATCGCAGTAGAAGTGGTAACCGATGGATAGAAGGCTTTGATTCTCTCTCTAACAATTATTACTTTCTTCGTAAATCAGTTTTAAACGATTTCAACTTTATTGAGGCCGATACTTTTGAATTGAAACAAATACAAAAACGTTTTTACCAAGATTTAGAATTAAATCCTCAATACAATTCATTTGAAGACAGAAGGCTGACTTCATCTGCTGAAATCGACCCAAAAACAAAAAAGCGCCTTTACCTCATGACTACCTTGCGAAGAGGTGAGTATTATTTATTGGGTACGGTTGGAAAGAGCAAAAAAGAAGCACAATTGTTTTTTGAATCGTTTAAACTAAAAACAAGTAAACATCAAAAACCCTTTAAAACCGTAGTGGATACGGCTTTATATTTCAGTACCAAAACCACTGTAAAACCTCCTAAATTTGTTGAGAGCAGCACCAACTATTATACCGGTGCGCCCAAAACAAAATCATACGACCCATTCCATAAAAAAACCGTTTACCAGAATGAAAATGGAGAGGCGATATCTGTAGAATTAAACAAATCTCACGATTTTTTAATGTTCAGAAACTTAGATTCTGCATGGGCCTTACGAAAGAAATTGTATGCTCATAAAAAATACAATATAATAAAGGAGACCAACAGCTCTTCCAACGGATATCATCAACTACAAATGACACTAGCGGATACCGCTAGTACAAGGGGAATTTTAGTGAAAAATATATTAAAAGATGGGCTTCTATACGAGTTGAAGGCTGTTGTCGATACCATTGAAAAACCGAGTGCTTTCATTAGTGAATTCTTTGATAATTTTGTTCCGAAAGACACCGTAATTGGACGACAGCTGTTTGAAGATAAAGTACCTGAATTTTTTAGTGCGCTTGATACGAATGACAGTATTGCACTGGACGGATATCGATTTATAAAATTCGATCCCAAACACGCGGAAGCCCTTAAAAAGCATATTTATGAGTTTGATTTAAGCAAAGGAGAGCGCCAAATACAATTACACCTTATTCGGAAATTAGCAGAGTTAGAAGATGTTGACCTCACTGAGTTTTCTAAAAGGTTTTACGCAAAATCGTATAACAACTCCACCGCACAGGCTGTTTTGCTTCAAGAAATTGCTAAAAAATCCAATGAAGCATCAACAAAACTATTGTTAGAACTCATGCAAATAGATTTGCCTTTGCTATCAAACACATTCAATATTAGCCTTATTTTTAAACCGTATCGCGAAAATTTAGAATTAGCAAAAAAACTGTACCCCACCCTTTTGGACTACAGTTCCATTCCTGAATATAAAGAACCTATTTTTTCGCTTTTGTCAGAGTTATTAATAAAAGGTATTATCAAACCAAAACTGTACAAAAAGTATAGAGTTCAGATTCTAAACGATGCCAAAACCCTAATTAAAAGACAGTTGGGAAGAGATATTTCCAATTCTCAAAATGATTTCCATAACCCTAGAATTAGCAGAAGTAATACCTCTTTGTTAGAAGACTATATTACATTGTTGTACCCATTTCATACTGACAAATCCGTAGAACAGTTTTTCACACAAATTAAGCAGGTTAAAGACCCTGGTGTTCAAGCAGCCTACCTTGCTCAGTTACTTAAGGACGGAAAACAAGTACCTCAAAATCAATTAACAAGTTTGGCGTCAGATATAAATGGCAGACTCCCGTTGTTCAATACATTAGAAAAGGTAGATATGCTCGGCCATTTTCCTTCTAAGTTTAATTCACAAAAACATTTAGCCGAAGCTATTCTTTTTGAAGGCTCAAAATATAACAAGGTCAAGGATTCTGTTGATTTCGTATCTCAAAAGCCTTTTCGATTTAAAGAAAAACAATATACGGGGTTTTACTTTAAAAAGCGGAATAACGAAGATTATGACAAGAATTTTTCCATGTATCTGTTAATCTTTGAAAACAACCAAAAACTTCAAACCAATCCTTTTTATGAAAGTGATGCTATGCGTATAGAAGATACGGATACCGATGAAGAAGTAATTGAATACCTCACCGAAGCTTTTGAACTAAAAGACAGAAGACGCGCAGATATCTATAGGCCCAACGGTTATGGAATGTATGGTCATCTTGGACTGTAA
- a CDS encoding N-acetylmuramoyl-L-alanine amidase-like domain-containing protein: MIRPVYFILFFLISTLCPAQQITCSPVDKQAVENKLITIDGLLDKDFGKTIVAIGKTFMDTPYVAKTLEIGDTETLVINLQGLDCTTYVENVLAFGLMLKNEKSGFKDFTETLESIRYKDGTLDGYASRLHYFSEWIANNEKKGFLKDVTSEIGGKEVTKPINFMSTHRDLYPFLSDDKNFEKVKASENYLNNQPICILAQDDIAANEHLIQSGDIIALTTSINGLDITHTGIATKEKDGRIHLLHASTGSMKVEVSKKPLAEYLKKIKKNTGIMVARPTR, encoded by the coding sequence ATGATCAGACCTGTTTACTTTATATTGTTTTTTCTTATTTCCACACTATGCCCTGCGCAGCAAATTACCTGCTCACCAGTAGATAAACAAGCTGTAGAAAACAAGCTCATTACTATTGACGGCCTATTAGATAAAGACTTTGGGAAAACCATAGTGGCTATTGGGAAAACGTTTATGGATACGCCTTACGTTGCCAAAACATTAGAGATTGGTGATACAGAAACTCTGGTAATCAATCTACAAGGATTAGATTGTACAACCTATGTCGAAAACGTCCTTGCTTTTGGATTGATGTTGAAAAACGAAAAATCGGGTTTTAAAGATTTTACGGAAACACTTGAAAGTATCCGCTACAAAGATGGCACGCTGGATGGCTATGCATCCCGCCTGCATTACTTTTCCGAGTGGATAGCTAATAATGAAAAGAAAGGATTCCTAAAAGATGTTACTTCTGAGATTGGTGGCAAAGAAGTTACCAAGCCCATAAATTTTATGAGTACACATCGTGACCTTTATCCGTTCTTGAGCGATGACAAAAATTTTGAAAAAGTAAAGGCTTCCGAAAACTACCTCAACAATCAACCTATTTGCATATTGGCTCAGGATGACATTGCCGCAAACGAGCATTTGATTCAATCTGGTGACATCATTGCTTTGACCACGTCAATTAATGGATTGGACATTACCCACACCGGAATTGCCACTAAAGAAAAAGACGGACGCATTCATTTGCTACATGCCTCAACGGGTTCAATGAAAGTAGAAGTCTCCAAAAAACCACTTGCCGAATATCTCAAAAAAATCAAGAAAAATACGGGAATAATGGTGGCTAGACCTACCCGTTGA
- a CDS encoding helix-turn-helix transcriptional regulator codes for MEGKNIAQGSFQEVLIEDGFYVLKIQNDTTETQRVVRDIDSSFIQFHFCLKGEAKFIFNEGRYSLEVSEENSLLLYNTQIDLPMDLQLEPNSWLVSVVMTIRKFHSLFSKEADYIPFLSADNQDKKYYAQEGVSPAIAVILSQMMNYNLHPSIKELYIKGKVYELISLYFNKSDDADVEQCPFLVDEDNVRRIRKAKEIVISRMAEPPTLTELSEEIGLSLKKLKEGFKQIYGDSVFSFLFDYKMEYARKMLETGKHNVNEVGLRVGYSTASHFISAFKKKYGTTPKKYLMASANS; via the coding sequence ATGGAAGGAAAAAATATCGCTCAAGGTTCATTTCAAGAGGTCTTAATAGAAGACGGTTTTTATGTGCTTAAAATTCAAAATGACACTACTGAAACACAACGTGTAGTGCGGGATATAGATAGCAGTTTCATTCAATTTCACTTTTGTCTAAAGGGTGAGGCTAAGTTTATTTTTAACGAAGGGAGATACAGCCTTGAGGTTTCCGAGGAGAACTCTTTGTTGCTGTATAACACGCAAATAGATTTGCCTATGGACTTGCAATTGGAACCCAATTCTTGGTTGGTCTCCGTAGTAATGACCATTAGAAAATTTCATTCGCTTTTTTCCAAAGAGGCAGATTATATTCCTTTTCTAAGTGCGGACAATCAAGATAAAAAATATTATGCCCAAGAAGGAGTGAGTCCGGCAATTGCGGTTATTTTAAGTCAAATGATGAATTACAATCTTCATCCCTCCATAAAAGAACTGTATATAAAGGGTAAAGTGTATGAATTGATTTCTCTGTACTTTAATAAAAGTGATGATGCAGATGTTGAGCAATGCCCTTTCTTGGTAGATGAGGACAATGTACGGCGTATTCGTAAGGCAAAAGAAATTGTTATTTCCCGCATGGCTGAGCCTCCTACCCTCACTGAACTATCTGAAGAAATAGGGTTATCCTTAAAAAAGCTGAAAGAAGGTTTTAAGCAGATTTATGGCGATTCTGTTTTTAGCTTCCTATTTGATTATAAAATGGAGTATGCGAGAAAAATGTTGGAAACCGGTAAGCACAACGTAAACGAAGTAGGTTTAAGAGTTGGGTATAGTACGGCCAGCCATTTTATTTCTGCCTTTAAAAAGAAATACGGGACTACTCCTAAAAAATATTTGATGGCGTCTGCAAATAGTTAA
- the hemA gene encoding glutamyl-tRNA reductase — protein sequence MKDYHISKNNSFYTIGLSYLKADAEVRGKFSLDDAAMERILVKASELGIDGLLVTSTCNRTELNGFAQHPFQLIKLLCDNTSGSVEEFQEVAYVYKNNDAISHLFRVGTGLDSQILGDFEIISQLRASFNRSKRHSIANPFIERLCNSVIQASKRIKNETEISSGATSVSFASVRYIMENVVDISDKNILLFGTGKIGRNTCENLIKHTKNSHITLINRTKDKAEKIAGKFQLVVKDYGDLQTEIRSTDVLIVATGAQSPTISKELIHTKKPLLILDLSIPKNVSDNVEDLDNVTLVHLDQLSRITDDTLERRKQFIPEAEVIIDEVKGDFIQWLETRKFAPVIKALKMKLKTMKDEEMDYQSKKLSNFNEQQADVISNRIIQKITKQFANHLKDDNVDSDTSLELIQKVFQLELDTP from the coding sequence ATGAAAGATTACCACATTTCAAAAAACAACTCGTTCTACACTATTGGCCTCAGCTATTTAAAAGCTGATGCCGAGGTTCGTGGCAAATTCAGTTTAGACGATGCTGCAATGGAACGCATTTTGGTTAAAGCCAGTGAGTTGGGTATAGATGGTCTATTAGTGACCTCAACTTGTAACCGGACCGAACTTAACGGTTTTGCCCAACACCCTTTTCAACTTATAAAATTACTTTGCGATAACACTTCAGGCTCTGTAGAAGAGTTTCAAGAAGTGGCATACGTATACAAGAATAACGACGCCATTAGCCACCTTTTTCGTGTGGGCACTGGTTTAGACAGTCAGATTTTAGGAGATTTTGAAATCATTAGTCAGTTAAGGGCTAGTTTCAATCGTTCTAAAAGACACAGTATTGCAAATCCTTTTATTGAGCGTTTGTGCAACTCGGTCATCCAAGCAAGCAAACGTATAAAGAATGAAACTGAAATTTCTTCGGGAGCAACATCTGTTTCTTTTGCCTCCGTTCGCTACATTATGGAGAACGTTGTAGATATTTCAGATAAAAACATTTTGCTATTTGGCACAGGAAAGATTGGTAGAAATACCTGCGAAAATCTAATTAAACATACCAAAAACAGTCACATAACCCTTATTAATCGTACGAAGGACAAAGCCGAAAAAATTGCCGGAAAGTTTCAATTGGTGGTTAAAGATTATGGGGATTTACAAACCGAAATTCGTTCTACGGACGTATTGATTGTTGCAACTGGTGCGCAATCACCAACAATATCAAAAGAACTCATCCATACCAAAAAACCGCTTTTAATCTTAGATCTTTCTATTCCAAAAAATGTTTCCGATAATGTGGAAGATTTGGACAATGTTACCTTGGTGCATTTAGATCAGCTTTCTAGAATTACCGATGATACGTTAGAGCGAAGAAAACAGTTCATTCCTGAAGCGGAAGTCATTATAGATGAAGTAAAAGGCGATTTTATTCAGTGGCTGGAAACACGCAAATTCGCGCCGGTTATCAAAGCCCTGAAAATGAAGCTGAAAACGATGAAGGACGAAGAAATGGACTATCAATCCAAAAAACTGTCCAACTTCAACGAGCAACAGGCAGATGTAATTTCCAATAGAATTATTCAAAAAATAACAAAGCAGTTCGCAAATCATCTTAAAGACGACAATGTCGATTCTGACACAAGTCTAGAACTCATTCAAAAAGTCTTTCAACTCGAACTCGACACTCCATGA
- the hemC gene encoding hydroxymethylbilane synthase: MSKVIRIGTRDSELALWQANTVKNKLKALGHKVKVISVKSTGDLILDKPLYELGITGIFTKTLDVAMLNDDIDIAVHSMKDVPTALPKGIVQAAVLERANFLDILAFKKNEEFMGEKKGIIATGSLRRKAQWLNRYPTHTVVDLRGNVNSRYQKLEDSDWNGAIFAAAGLERIGLEPENTIGLTWMVPAPAQGAIMVVAKEDDEFVREACAELNHKPTEICTQLEREFLRILEGGCSAPIGALATIDKENEVTLKGVLLTVDGKKKLEAEFTAPLGKHTYLAKDCANSIFSRGGKLLMTSATGTLENTKIFSTKNLTQDQEELFDTDIKVKSEDFIKVSPNRISNLILKKEIQNVILTSQNAVESLIKSVSPEELKFKNIYCVGGKTKRMIKKYIGPVKHQEKDAKKLAEYLVEYMEGTEVTYFCSNLRLNDLPTILAENNIQVNEIEAYTTKHAPAEVEDSVEGILFFSPSTVNSYLLKNATNKVAYCIGETTAAEAKKHFDTVHIAKIPTVESVIELVNQTYRKN; encoded by the coding sequence ATGAGCAAGGTCATACGAATTGGTACACGCGATAGCGAATTAGCGCTATGGCAAGCAAACACCGTTAAAAACAAATTAAAAGCTTTAGGCCATAAGGTAAAAGTCATTTCCGTAAAGTCTACGGGCGACCTCATACTTGACAAACCGCTATATGAATTGGGCATTACGGGTATTTTTACCAAGACCCTAGACGTAGCCATGCTCAATGATGATATTGATATTGCGGTACACAGTATGAAAGATGTGCCTACTGCATTACCCAAAGGAATTGTACAGGCTGCTGTTCTTGAACGTGCTAATTTTCTAGATATTCTTGCGTTCAAAAAGAACGAAGAATTTATGGGGGAAAAAAAAGGTATAATCGCTACTGGAAGCCTTCGTAGAAAAGCGCAATGGCTTAACCGCTACCCAACACATACTGTTGTTGACCTTCGCGGAAATGTTAATAGCCGCTACCAAAAACTGGAAGACAGTGATTGGAACGGCGCTATATTTGCAGCCGCAGGACTTGAACGTATTGGTCTTGAACCTGAAAATACAATTGGACTTACCTGGATGGTTCCCGCTCCAGCTCAAGGAGCCATAATGGTTGTGGCCAAAGAAGATGACGAATTTGTTCGTGAGGCCTGTGCGGAACTTAATCACAAGCCTACCGAAATATGCACCCAACTAGAACGTGAATTTTTACGAATTCTAGAAGGTGGTTGTTCAGCACCTATTGGCGCACTTGCCACTATAGATAAAGAAAACGAGGTAACTCTTAAAGGAGTGCTTTTAACCGTTGATGGCAAGAAAAAACTTGAAGCAGAATTCACTGCACCATTAGGAAAACATACCTATCTGGCAAAAGACTGTGCAAACAGTATTTTTAGTAGAGGCGGAAAGTTACTTATGACCAGCGCTACAGGTACTTTAGAAAACACTAAAATATTTTCCACCAAGAACCTTACTCAAGATCAAGAGGAACTTTTTGATACGGACATAAAGGTGAAGTCTGAAGATTTTATCAAAGTAAGCCCGAACCGAATTTCTAATCTTATCCTTAAAAAAGAAATTCAAAACGTGATTCTTACCAGCCAAAATGCTGTTGAGTCGCTTATAAAAAGTGTATCTCCGGAGGAATTAAAGTTTAAAAATATATATTGTGTTGGTGGAAAAACCAAACGAATGATAAAAAAGTACATAGGCCCAGTAAAGCATCAGGAAAAAGATGCTAAAAAATTGGCCGAGTACCTAGTGGAATATATGGAAGGCACTGAGGTTACATATTTCTGTAGCAACCTTAGACTTAACGACCTACCAACCATACTTGCAGAAAACAATATTCAGGTTAACGAAATAGAAGCCTATACGACCAAACACGCGCCTGCGGAAGTTGAAGATAGTGTTGAGGGTATTCTGTTTTTTAGCCCTTCTACGGTTAACAGCTATCTACTAAAAAATGCTACTAATAAGGTAGCGTATTGTATTGGTGAAACCACTGCGGCCGAAGCAAAGAAACATTTTGATACAGTTCATATAGCAAAAATACCAACAGTAGAGAGCGTTATTGAATTGGTCAACCAAACGTACCGTAAGAATTAA